Proteins encoded by one window of Epinephelus moara isolate mb chromosome 18, YSFRI_EMoa_1.0, whole genome shotgun sequence:
- the LOC126405261 gene encoding properdin-like has protein sequence MEVLTVLRVLLLLVLVLGSVQRSGCVRCFARFDGVQGRCDEELGEVDEDNCCQNTQYGYQATDGVCRSCGPPVWSPWSPWSQCNVQCGEGVTQRSRTCYGIGQSECENPTNKLETKPCNNTCCDGKGWGPWLTWSPCSVTCGGGGVRKRARVCSSPPECRATCSGPSEETEKCSTQTTCPVHGGWSGWSDWIQCSGSCISGQGADVIIPSRVRYRSCSSPTPSNDTVPLGNDCPGDEFQSQDCSELPNCPVDGSWGAWSPPGPCSVSCGEGLRLSIRKCDKPAPQYGGRVCDGLSTRSSVCQSFCPVDGFWSGWSSWSECSSSCIPQGRAPTRSRHRSCSNPAPSTSPPGKGCRGDNSDTENCNHLPHCPVNGGWGSWSSFSSCPVTCGVGLQVSVRRCDSPAPKHGGQSCPGEGRRTSICKTNVHCPVDGTWSEWSEWKPCKFPFGGRDIRCKKIGGSQTRERECLHRAHNGSICSEGSLTERRVCYDVSRCYPKGTWDGWEPWSLCNPPCGSNSRRIRKRRCTPDYSNYSPTIGRLKEPAIFFGNPHADCGSPPEGGQKIEIQPCVNVPACT, from the exons atgGAGGTCCTGACGGTTCTGAGGGTTCTGCTGCTCCTGGTTCTGGTCCTGGGTTCTGTGCAGCGCTCTG ggtgtGTGCGGTGTTTTGCACGGTTCGACGGTGTCCAGGGTCGATGTGATGAAGAGCTCGGTGAGGTGGATGAAGACAACTGCTGTCAGAACACTCAGTATGGTTACCAGGCAACAGACGGAGTGTGTCGGTCCTGTGG TCCTCCGGTGTGGTCTCCCTGGTCGCCGTGGTCACAGTGTAACGTCCAGTGTGGGGAGGGAGTGACGCAGAGGAGCAGAACATGTTACGGTATCGGCCAATCAGAGTGTGAGAACCCTACGAACAAACTGGAGACAAAACCCTGTAACAACACCTGCTGCGacg gtaagGGGTGGGGCCCGTGGCTCACCTGGTCGCCCTGCTCAGTGACCTGTGGAGGGGGCGGAGTCAGGAAGAGAGCCAGAGTCTGCTCCAGTCCTCCTGAGTGTCGTGCGACCTGCAGCGGTCCttcagaggagacagagaaatgtTCAACACAAACCACCTGTCCAG ttCATGGTGGTTGGTCCGGTTGGTCCGATTGGATTCAGTGTTCTGGTTCATGTATCAGTGGCCAAGGTGCTGATGTCATCATTCCCTCCAGAGTGCGATATCGTTCTTGTTCGAGCCCCACCCCTTCCAACGACACAGTGCCACTCGGCAACGATTGCCCCGGAGACGAGTTCCAATCACAGGACTGCAGCGAACTCCCCAACTGTCCAG TGGATGGCAGCTGGGGGGCATGGTCTCCACCTGGGCCGTGTTCCGTCTCCTGTGGGGAGGGGCTTCGGCTATCTATCAGGAAGTGTGATAAGCCTGCCCCTCAATATGGCGGTCGAGTCTGTGACGGGCTGAGCACTCGGAGCAGCGTCTGTCAGAGTTTCTGTCCCG TCGACGGGTTCTGGTCCGGTTGGTCCAGTTGGAGTGAGTGTTCTTCTTCCTGTATCCCACAAGGACGAGCTCCCACGAGATCTCGCCACCGCTCCTGTTCCAACCCCGCCCCCTCAACCAGCCCACCTGGCAAAGGTTGCCGTGGTGACAACAGCGATACAGAGAACTGCAACCACCTGCCTCACTGCCCAG tGAACGGAGGTTGGGGGTCTTggtcctccttctcttcctgtcCTGTCACCTGTGGAGTGGGGCTTCAGGTGTCCGTCAGGAGATGCGACAGCCCAGCCCCAAAACATGGCGGCCAGTCATGTCCTGGAGAGGGACGTCGTACAAGCATCTGTAAGACCAACGTCCACTGTCCAG TGGACGGGACATGGTCAGAGTGGTCGGAATGGAAACCATGTAAATTCCCGTTTGGTGGGCGAGACATCCGCTGTAAGAAGATCGGTGGCAGTCAGACTCGAGAGCGTGAATGTCTTCATCGAGCTCACAATGGATCCATCTGCAGCGAGGGCTCCCTGACCGAGAGGCGGGTCTGCTATGATGTCAGCAGATGTTACC CGAAGGGCACCTGGGATGGCTGGGAGCCATGGAGTCTGTGTAATCCTCCCTGTGGATCAAACTCCAGACGCATCAGGAAGAGACGCTGTACACCTGATTACAGCAACTACAG tcctACCATTGGTCGTCTGAAGGAGCCAGCAATATTCTTTGGAAATCCACATGCCGACTGTGGCTCACCACCTGAGGGTGGACAGAAGATTGAAATTCAGCCCTGTGTCAACGTTCCCGCCTGCACCTGA
- the LOC126405269 gene encoding alpha-N-acetylgalactosamine-specific lectin-like: MRSAVVSAVVLLLVLVHIQDSLSNSVRTMYLRKYPLRPCGGGWIRVTSNKCVKYFRLSKTFWEAQSHCTGQGGHLASIHNTDENGHVMCLSVSTHKKSLTSNDYFWIGGRSSAPLSGYGWTDKSAFGFTKWHPGQPVNTASHTCVAMNYKHKSLQMNCASPAK, encoded by the exons ATGCGTTCTGCTGTGGTGTCGGCTGTCGTTCTGCTCCTGGTTCTGGTTCACATCCAGGACT CTCTCTCCAATTCGGTTCGAACCATGTACCTGCGGAAGTATCCACTCAGACCCTGTGGCGGCGGATGGATCCGGGTGACCAGCAACAAGTGTGTGAAGTACTTCAGGCTGTCCAAAACCTTCTGGGAGGCCCAG AGTCACTGCACCGGTCAGGGAGGTCACCTGGCGTCGATTCACAACACAGACGAGAACGGGCACGTGATGTGTTTGAGCGTGAGCACCCACAAAAAATCCCTGACATCTAATGACTATTTCTGGATCGGTGGAAGGAGCTCAGCCCCG CTGTCTGGCTATGGATGGACCGACAAATCTGCGTTTGGCTTCACTAAATGGCACCCTGGGCAGCCAGTGAATACAGCCAGTCACACCTGCGTGGCGATGAACTACAAACACAAGTCGCTccagatgaactgcgcctcgcctgcaaagtag